From Patescibacteria group bacterium, one genomic window encodes:
- a CDS encoding glycosyltransferase family 39 protein yields the protein MKIITKKIIFTITLIFILLIGAVLRLSGIKYGTPDLFHPDETRIILDTLSMIQRLSPISENINYPSLFKYILAITYGLAFFFGKIFGIYQDKFDFAIRFLVDPSRILILSRITTCVLGCVTIVIGYLWGLKIKKSHCVGLIAAIFLAVEWQLVLESQFVLHQTLSALASLIAFFGINLIFVNKNPKTYAFSGFLFGIALSSHHTTVLLVPTLLYTIIKTTRDEKNKKTVIKGWVLFALFSFLFGVVGNLNWIFKFKSSLDFLLQGSGAGKVAFSSTPYFSYTIPSITLWLVKELVTFDNLLGIILLIGIIKSLKNRSRSDISYLILIVTYLIFYHNWAFRWMHLFVSLIPIMCLKGAEALFLLLKKIKASGKLSLILVIAIIAPNIVQLSKFNNAKNFPETRQVAKSWIEDNIPPNTRIAVDWAAYAVPIKSDIPMILKNKIAEKYYQDMVPSNIKDAYLSTISDKPKYQIYQMIESLDNPHWPIIMPTDKIALASKEPVFMDLYSYFNFVPLAKLKENNVEYLVIESYTYGLFLESSDVDKEYLHNVYYKDQIAQFSNHDGKIATGTQHELLYYLAKGGRDYFKTIMNEQKEIKLIKEFRPTKNQIGPVVRIYQFQKKY from the coding sequence ATGAAGATTATAACAAAAAAAATAATTTTTACTATCACACTTATTTTCATCCTGCTAATAGGAGCTGTATTGAGGCTTTCGGGGATAAAGTATGGAACCCCAGATCTTTTCCATCCCGATGAAACTAGGATCATCCTAGACACTTTGTCAATGATACAAAGATTATCTCCAATATCAGAAAACATTAACTACCCATCACTATTCAAATACATTCTTGCAATAACTTATGGGCTTGCTTTCTTTTTTGGAAAGATTTTTGGGATATATCAAGACAAATTTGATTTTGCGATTAGATTCTTAGTCGACCCTTCTAGGATTCTAATCTTATCAAGAATAACTACATGCGTCTTAGGATGTGTAACTATAGTAATCGGATACCTTTGGGGATTAAAAATAAAAAAATCACACTGCGTAGGACTAATTGCGGCAATATTTCTGGCAGTTGAGTGGCAATTAGTTTTGGAATCCCAGTTCGTGTTGCACCAAACATTGTCTGCACTTGCTTCACTTATTGCTTTCTTTGGAATTAATCTTATTTTTGTAAACAAAAACCCAAAAACATACGCGTTTTCGGGATTTTTATTTGGTATTGCTTTATCGTCTCATCACACTACCGTACTATTAGTTCCCACACTACTATATACCATTATAAAAACCACCCGTGATGAAAAAAACAAAAAAACTGTAATTAAAGGATGGGTCTTATTTGCGCTTTTTTCATTCCTCTTTGGTGTCGTAGGCAATCTTAATTGGATTTTCAAATTTAAAAGCTCCTTGGACTTTCTACTCCAAGGCTCCGGGGCAGGAAAAGTTGCCTTTTCATCAACCCCTTATTTTAGCTACACCATACCAAGCATAACCCTTTGGCTAGTTAAAGAACTAGTAACCTTTGATAATTTGTTGGGGATAATACTGCTTATTGGCATAATTAAATCACTAAAAAATCGTAGCCGTAGTGATATTTCATATTTAATACTTATTGTCACCTATTTAATTTTTTACCACAACTGGGCTTTTAGATGGATGCACCTTTTTGTTTCACTAATACCAATCATGTGTCTTAAAGGAGCTGAGGCACTTTTTCTCCTGCTAAAAAAAATAAAGGCGAGTGGCAAACTGTCACTTATATTAGTAATTGCTATAATAGCCCCAAATATAGTACAACTCTCAAAATTCAATAATGCTAAAAACTTTCCCGAGACAAGACAAGTAGCAAAGTCTTGGATCGAAGATAACATCCCACCAAATACAAGAATTGCGGTCGATTGGGCGGCATATGCGGTTCCCATCAAATCGGATATTCCGATGATTCTGAAAAATAAAATCGCTGAAAAATATTATCAGGACATGGTACCAAGTAACATAAAAGATGCCTATTTAAGTACAATAAGTGACAAACCTAAGTATCAGATTTACCAAATGATTGAATCTTTGGACAATCCTCATTGGCCAATAATAATGCCCACGGATAAAATTGCTTTAGCTAGCAAAGAACCTGTTTTTATGGACCTTTACAGTTATTTTAACTTTGTTCCTTTGGCTAAGCTAAAAGAGAACAATGTTGAATATTTAGTCATAGAAAGTTACACATATGGATTGTTTCTCGAATCGTCAGATGTTGATAAAGAATATCTCCATAATGTCTATTACAAAGACCAGATTGCTCAATTTAGTAATCATGATGGAAAAATAGCTACGGGAACACAACACGAACTTTTGTACTACTTGGCTAAGGGGGGCAGAGATTACTTTAAAACAATAATGAACGAGCAGAAGGAAATAAAACTGATCAAAGAATTTAGACCAACTAAAAACCAAATAGGTCCTGTGGTTAGAATTTATCAGTTCCAAAAAAAATATTAA
- a CDS encoding class I SAM-dependent methyltransferase, which translates to MNSKILNYLSEIPFLWIIFESVFGADRQKQILYKSVYKPRYKILDFGCSVGNTTAAFTDFDYWGYDIDPKCIKYAQKRWERFSNVHFICGDILKKELAPESFDFVLFAGTGHHLNDIEIIPIFNELIRLLKERGELWFFDITRPNKNSPLTARILARIDRGRYLRTPEEYRKIIDELKFIRVSEEMVFPVRGVLIQQEDYCFFRLTKI; encoded by the coding sequence ATGAATTCTAAAATATTAAATTACCTATCGGAGATACCTTTTCTTTGGATTATTTTTGAGAGCGTTTTTGGTGCTGATCGCCAAAAACAGATATTATATAAATCTGTTTATAAGCCTAGGTACAAGATTTTAGATTTTGGATGTTCTGTCGGTAATACCACAGCCGCGTTTACAGATTTTGATTATTGGGGTTATGATATTGACCCTAAATGTATAAAATACGCTCAAAAAAGATGGGAACGATTTTCGAATGTGCATTTTATATGTGGAGATATTTTAAAAAAAGAACTTGCTCCGGAAAGCTTCGATTTTGTATTGTTTGCTGGTACAGGGCATCATTTAAACGATATAGAGATAATACCCATATTTAACGAGCTAATAAGGTTGTTAAAAGAGAGGGGCGAGTTGTGGTTTTTTGATATAACAAGACCTAATAAAAACAGTCCCTTAACTGCTAGGATTTTAGCAAGAATTGACAGGGGTCGGTATTTGAGAACCCCAGAAGAGTACAGGAAAATTATAGATGAGCTTAAGTTTATTAGGGTAAGTGAGGAAATGGTTTTTCCTGTTAGGGGGGTTCTAATCCAACAGGAAGATTATTGTTTTTTTAGACTAACAAAAATTTAA
- a CDS encoding class I SAM-dependent methyltransferase, whose amino-acid sequence MTTKSKKNKLDKMSADTSSCAICNCKGNYKILLHSTLRDDYSDINMENFSARRLPDRVHGTIVRCVKCNLVRTLEVVNPIFLSLLYRRSDFTYKDILENLTRTYMSVIFKAVKYLEKKKSFLEIGCGNGFLFKDVVSLGFKNVVGVEPSINAISFAEEHIRPLIKNTVLKDNIFPPASFDMLAGFQVFDHIQNPNKFLSVCYDILKTGGILVLMNHNVNSFSAKILKGKSPIYDIEHPYLYGVDTMRSILIKNGFDVVNSYNPGSYFSLRYIARLFPLPKKLKMDIINSRCKFLDITVKTHPGNLCLIARKVNKKST is encoded by the coding sequence ATGACCACAAAAAGCAAAAAAAATAAATTAGATAAAATGTCTGCAGATACGAGTAGTTGTGCAATCTGCAATTGCAAAGGAAATTACAAAATATTACTTCATAGTACATTAAGAGACGATTATTCCGATATCAATATGGAAAACTTTTCTGCAAGACGATTACCTGATCGTGTACATGGAACTATAGTAAGATGTGTAAAGTGTAATTTGGTGCGTACTTTGGAAGTTGTTAATCCCATATTTCTCTCACTTTTATATAGACGAAGTGATTTTACTTACAAAGATATTTTAGAAAATCTCACCAGGACTTATATGAGCGTCATTTTTAAGGCGGTAAAATATCTAGAAAAAAAGAAATCGTTTTTAGAAATAGGTTGTGGGAACGGATTCTTGTTCAAGGATGTAGTGTCTCTGGGGTTTAAAAATGTTGTAGGTGTGGAACCCAGTATCAATGCAATTTCCTTTGCAGAGGAACACATAAGGCCTCTAATAAAAAACACAGTCTTAAAGGATAATATATTTCCTCCAGCAAGTTTTGACATGTTAGCTGGATTCCAAGTCTTTGACCATATTCAGAATCCCAACAAGTTCCTATCTGTTTGTTACGATATTCTTAAGACGGGGGGTATTTTGGTTTTAATGAACCACAATGTGAACTCTTTTTCAGCAAAAATACTCAAAGGTAAGAGCCCAATATATGATATAGAGCATCCCTATCTGTATGGGGTTGATACTATGCGTTCTATTTTGATAAAAAACGGCTTCGATGTGGTAAATTCTTATAATCCCGGATCCTATTTTAGCCTTAGATATATTGCTAGACTATTTCCATTGCCTAAAAAATTAAAGATGGACATCATTAACTCTAGATGTAAGTTTCTTGACATTACGGTTAAAACACATCCCGGAAATTTGTGCTTAATAGCTAGAAAAGTCAACAAAAAATCGACATGA
- a CDS encoding glycosyltransferase family 2 protein produces MLTKKKISVIPIAYKDEGNIQELYKRLTKVLTGVTSDYEIIYVNDASPDESQAILEKLAKKDKKLTVITHSRNFGAQSAFTTGMLQAVGDAVILMDGDLQDPPELIVDFVKKWLEGYEVVYGSRKKREKSMGKFWEFAYHSFYVLFNKLSYVKVPMDAGDFSLMDRRVVDCINDLPEKDRFIRGLRAWVGFKQIGISYVRPERFSGSGVATNSIWKGIFWVRKAIFSFSYAPLEWVFYTALFGVFVSLVAILFYVILYFLNPDTPRGFLTLLVAVLFIGSVQLVVLSIICEYLRRVFEEVKNRPYSIIESITNDHKKQKK; encoded by the coding sequence ATGCTTACCAAAAAGAAAATTTCTGTTATACCGATTGCCTATAAAGACGAAGGTAATATACAAGAATTGTATAAAAGGCTCACAAAGGTATTGACCGGTGTAACCTCTGATTACGAAATAATATATGTAAATGATGCCAGTCCTGATGAGTCTCAAGCAATATTGGAAAAATTAGCCAAGAAAGATAAAAAGTTAACTGTAATTACACATTCTAGGAATTTTGGGGCTCAAAGCGCTTTTACTACAGGGATGTTACAAGCAGTGGGGGATGCTGTAATATTGATGGATGGGGATTTACAGGATCCACCAGAGCTTATTGTGGATTTTGTTAAAAAATGGTTAGAGGGTTATGAGGTTGTTTATGGTTCCAGGAAGAAAAGGGAAAAGAGCATGGGGAAGTTTTGGGAATTTGCGTATCACAGCTTTTATGTCCTATTTAATAAGTTAAGTTATGTTAAGGTTCCCATGGATGCGGGAGATTTCTCTTTAATGGACAGAAGAGTGGTTGATTGTATTAATGATTTGCCCGAAAAAGACAGATTTATACGTGGCTTGAGGGCGTGGGTTGGTTTTAAACAAATTGGTATATCTTATGTCAGACCCGAACGATTTTCTGGTTCTGGAGTAGCTACAAATAGTATCTGGAAAGGAATTTTTTGGGTTCGCAAAGCAATTTTCTCCTTTTCGTACGCGCCTTTAGAATGGGTTTTCTATACAGCACTATTTGGAGTTTTTGTTTCTCTTGTCGCGATTTTGTTTTATGTAATTTTATATTTCCTCAATCCAGATACCCCCAGGGGTTTTTTAACTTTATTAGTGGCAGTGTTATTTATTGGAAGTGTGCAGTTGGTTGTTTTAAGTATTATTTGCGAGTACCTAAGAAGGGTTTTTGAAGAGGTGAAAAATAGACCTTATTCTATTATAGAAAGTATAACTAATGACCACAAAAAGCAAAAAAAATAA